A portion of the Algimonas porphyrae genome contains these proteins:
- the rpmI gene encoding 50S ribosomal protein L35, with protein MPKMKTKSGAKKRFKITKSGKVLAGQAGKRHGMIKRSNDQIRRLRGTTVVEECDAKVIKKKFLPYGRKKK; from the coding sequence ATGCCCAAGATGAAGACGAAGTCTGGAGCGAAGAAACGCTTCAAGATTACGAAATCCGGTAAGGTCCTCGCGGGTCAGGCCGGTAAGCGCCACGGCATGATCAAGCGCTCCAATGACCAGATCCGCCGTCTGCGCGGGACCACGGTGGTCGAAGAGTGCGACGCCAAAGTCATCAAGAAGAAATTCCTGCCTTACGGCCGGAAGAAGAAGTAG
- a CDS encoding DUF1570 domain-containing protein produces the protein MMIRFLLPILIWLSAALPALAQAVEARSDHFVLISEAPVDAAALLSDLEQFRLAVMADLGLQPDADEPPLRLNIIRDLDVFAAISPGGITAAIYRQSAAGNDIVIGYSEDPEALLGNALDPGGLRLVLRHEFVHHILEMHYPRKLPIWLGEGLAEYYATFEQTQDGQSRFGRALPEQDLLSDTRTWLPMRTVIESMARYPDFRTIPAPSEFWAQRLYYGQSWALAHFIMDRPDGLARIHRFVDRWHPATDSEDSFEQEFGLRYDRLEAEVRQEFSGRANDLQGRPIPGLLQRLTSRTPTADDIALNHLRLILSHGRDSRQNAHLIERLRAQVGRPDREPSLDQQFAEALWHWKAGDWTAADMIIADILARDPAHPAALKLNVKSAYRAMAERQTDQARWIAAEDAAIQALASQPHDAELHLFRVAATAPINNRLPEAARASLDWLIKEQTHLRMPSLSMMMVPALIYEKRFDHAEHVLDFAERWTIRPTDQRVIDNLRANVDAQRAAQVSAAP, from the coding sequence ATGATGATCCGTTTTCTGTTGCCGATCCTGATCTGGTTGAGCGCAGCCCTGCCGGCGCTGGCGCAAGCCGTCGAGGCGCGCTCCGACCACTTCGTTCTGATCTCCGAAGCGCCGGTCGATGCCGCCGCCCTGCTGTCCGATCTGGAGCAGTTCCGCCTCGCTGTCATGGCCGATCTGGGGTTGCAGCCCGATGCGGATGAGCCGCCGCTGCGCCTGAACATCATCCGCGACCTCGACGTTTTCGCGGCCATTTCTCCGGGCGGCATTACGGCGGCCATCTACCGCCAGAGCGCGGCGGGCAACGACATCGTCATCGGCTATAGCGAAGACCCCGAAGCGCTGCTCGGCAATGCGCTCGACCCGGGCGGACTGCGCCTCGTCCTCAGACATGAGTTCGTCCATCATATTCTGGAGATGCATTATCCTCGCAAACTGCCGATCTGGCTCGGCGAGGGGCTGGCGGAATATTATGCGACATTCGAGCAGACACAGGACGGTCAGAGCCGCTTTGGTCGCGCCTTGCCCGAACAAGATCTTCTGTCCGATACGCGCACCTGGCTGCCGATGCGAACGGTCATCGAAAGCATGGCCCGCTATCCCGACTTCCGCACCATTCCGGCACCATCGGAATTCTGGGCGCAACGGCTTTATTACGGGCAGAGCTGGGCCCTGGCCCACTTCATCATGGACAGGCCGGACGGCCTTGCCCGCATTCACCGCTTCGTCGATCGCTGGCATCCGGCGACCGATAGCGAAGACAGTTTCGAGCAAGAATTCGGCTTGCGCTATGACCGGCTCGAAGCGGAAGTCCGACAGGAATTTTCGGGCCGGGCCAATGACCTGCAGGGCCGCCCCATTCCCGGTCTGTTGCAACGACTGACATCGCGGACACCAACAGCGGATGACATCGCGCTCAACCATCTGCGCCTGATCCTGTCGCATGGCCGGGACAGCCGCCAGAATGCCCACCTGATCGAGCGGTTGCGCGCTCAAGTGGGTCGACCCGACCGGGAGCCCAGCCTCGATCAACAATTCGCCGAGGCGCTGTGGCACTGGAAAGCCGGAGACTGGACGGCGGCTGACATGATCATCGCGGACATACTTGCGCGCGATCCGGCGCATCCTGCCGCGCTGAAACTGAACGTCAAATCCGCCTATCGCGCCATGGCCGAACGACAAACCGATCAGGCCCGCTGGATCGCAGCGGAAGACGCCGCCATTCAGGCCCTCGCCTCGCAGCCCCATGATGCGGAACTGCATCTGTTTCGCGTTGCGGCCACAGCGCCGATCAATAACCGTCTACCGGAAGCCGCCCGGGCGTCGCTCGACTGGCTGATCAAAGAACAGACCCATTTGCGCATGCCGAGCCTGTCCATGATGATGGTTCCCGCCCTGATCTATGAAAAAAGATTCGACCATGCCGAACATGTGCTCGATTTCGCCGAGCGCTGGACCATCCGGCCCACGGATCAGCGTGTCATCGACAATCTGCGTGCCAATGTCGACGCGCAGCGCGCGGCACAGGTGAGCGCAGCCCCGTAA
- a CDS encoding nitroreductase, whose protein sequence is MKTTIADLLSSRYSARGFKPDPVPQALLNDIFAESLKAASNCNTQPWQVYVVSGEMKDKVSNAMLAEVMSGKGPSPEFAWNVRYQGVHKDRQWGSAMALYGAMGIEREDKPARMQAMGRNWQFFGAPHGAFFAMEKYLDIMGAVDVGIYAQTLSLLLEENGIQSCMQGALGQFPAPVKNLLGIPDEQGILFGMSFGYADDHDANDCRTDRVALEDGVKFFS, encoded by the coding sequence ATGAAAACGACCATCGCCGATCTCCTATCCAGCCGCTACTCCGCGCGGGGATTCAAACCCGACCCCGTACCCCAGGCTTTGCTGAACGACATTTTCGCCGAAAGCCTGAAGGCCGCATCGAACTGCAACACGCAGCCCTGGCAGGTCTATGTTGTCTCGGGCGAGATGAAGGATAAAGTCTCCAACGCGATGCTGGCCGAAGTGATGAGCGGCAAGGGGCCGTCGCCGGAATTTGCCTGGAACGTCAGATATCAGGGCGTCCACAAGGACCGCCAATGGGGCTCCGCCATGGCGCTTTACGGTGCAATGGGGATTGAACGCGAAGACAAGCCCGCGCGCATGCAGGCCATGGGCCGCAATTGGCAATTCTTCGGTGCGCCGCACGGAGCTTTCTTCGCGATGGAAAAATATCTCGACATTATGGGTGCCGTCGATGTCGGCATTTACGCCCAGACGCTCAGCCTTCTGCTGGAAGAAAACGGCATCCAGTCCTGCATGCAGGGTGCGCTGGGACAATTCCCGGCCCCTGTGAAAAACCTGCTCGGTATCCCCGACGAACAGGGCATCTTGTTCGGCATGAGCTTCGGTTACGCCGATGACCACGATGCGAATGATTGCCGCACGGACCGGGTAGCGCTGGAGGATGGCGTCAAGTTTTTCAGCTAG
- a CDS encoding YiaA/YiaB family inner membrane protein, with the protein MLEHSKTWIHFNYLCVITAFGMLGASLVLMPVNIATKGYLAMGIVFLAGSLITLVKTLTDIRMQDMTFEKIARAKQDQLLSEYAEKAGG; encoded by the coding sequence ATGCTCGAACATTCGAAAACCTGGATCCACTTCAACTATCTCTGCGTCATCACGGCCTTCGGCATGCTCGGCGCGAGTCTGGTCCTCATGCCCGTCAACATCGCGACCAAGGGCTATCTGGCCATGGGGATCGTGTTCCTCGCCGGATCGCTGATCACACTGGTCAAGACGCTCACGGATATCCGCATGCAGGATATGACCTTCGAGAAAATCGCCCGCGCGAAGCAGGATCAACTCCTGTCCGAATATGCGGAAAAAGCAGGCGGCTAG
- the ffh gene encoding signal recognition particle protein, protein MFEALGDRLGGVFDTLTGRGALTERDVDAAMREIRKALLEADVALPVVKQFVAKVREEAVGERVIKAVKPGQQVVKIVNDALIQTLGGTLSEDDADMAAVRAASELNLNAKPPVVILMAGLQGSGKTTTTGKLALYLRERAKKKVMLASLDTNRPAAMDQLGMLADKSGTGFLPIVKGQSAVEITQRALKEAAKGGYDVLFLDTAGRTTINEELMAEVIEVARIAQPTETLLVADALTGQDAVETAARFNEALPLTGLVLTRIDGDGRGGAALSMKAVTGLPIKFLGTGEKLDGLEQFDAERLAGRILGQGDVVALVEKASALIDEKDAARAAEKMAKGEFDLDDLANQLGQMSKLGGMGGIMKLLPGMGKMKKQMDAMGGVDDNLLSRQRAVILSMTPWERKNPKLIKASRKKRIAAGSGVQVSEVNKLLKMHRQMSDMMKKMGKGGMAGMAAQMAGMPGMPKGAMKGLGGGMGGMPNPADMDPAQLEELKKQMGSSLPGLGKLPGLGGGGLPGLGGGGLPGLGGSPKFKK, encoded by the coding sequence TTGTTTGAAGCTCTTGGAGATCGATTAGGCGGTGTTTTCGACACGCTGACGGGTCGCGGCGCGCTGACAGAGCGCGACGTGGACGCAGCCATGCGCGAAATCCGCAAGGCGCTGCTCGAAGCCGATGTCGCCCTGCCGGTCGTCAAGCAGTTCGTCGCCAAGGTGCGGGAAGAAGCTGTCGGCGAGCGCGTCATCAAGGCGGTCAAACCCGGTCAGCAGGTCGTCAAGATCGTCAATGATGCGCTGATCCAGACGCTGGGTGGCACATTGTCAGAAGACGATGCCGACATGGCGGCGGTCCGTGCCGCCTCGGAACTCAATCTCAATGCCAAACCACCCGTCGTCATTCTGATGGCGGGTCTGCAAGGTTCCGGCAAGACGACGACGACGGGCAAGCTGGCGCTCTATCTGCGCGAGCGCGCCAAGAAGAAGGTCATGCTCGCCTCGCTCGATACGAACCGTCCGGCGGCGATGGATCAGCTCGGCATGCTGGCGGACAAATCCGGCACGGGCTTCCTGCCGATCGTCAAGGGCCAATCGGCCGTCGAGATCACGCAGCGCGCCCTCAAGGAAGCGGCTAAAGGCGGCTATGACGTGCTGTTCCTCGACACGGCGGGCCGGACCACGATCAATGAAGAACTGATGGCGGAAGTCATCGAGGTCGCGCGCATCGCGCAGCCGACCGAGACGCTGCTTGTCGCCGATGCGCTGACCGGGCAGGATGCGGTGGAAACGGCGGCGCGCTTCAACGAAGCCCTGCCGCTGACCGGTCTGGTCCTGACGCGGATTGATGGTGATGGCCGCGGCGGTGCGGCGCTTTCAATGAAGGCTGTCACGGGCCTGCCGATCAAGTTCCTCGGTACGGGCGAGAAACTGGACGGGCTGGAACAGTTCGATGCCGAACGGCTGGCGGGGCGCATTCTGGGACAGGGCGACGTGGTCGCGCTGGTCGAGAAGGCGAGCGCGCTGATCGACGAAAAGGACGCGGCGCGCGCGGCCGAAAAGATGGCCAAGGGCGAGTTCGATCTCGACGATCTGGCCAATCAGCTTGGCCAGATGTCCAAGCTCGGCGGTATGGGCGGAATCATGAAATTGCTGCCCGGCATGGGCAAGATGAAGAAGCAGATGGACGCCATGGGCGGCGTCGATGACAATTTGCTCTCGCGTCAACGCGCCGTCATCCTGTCCATGACCCCGTGGGAACGCAAAAACCCCAAACTCATCAAGGCGTCGCGCAAGAAGCGGATCGCCGCCGGTTCAGGCGTACAGGTCTCCGAAGTCAACAAGCTGCTGAAGATGCACCGTCAGATGTCCGACATGATGAAAAAGATGGGCAAGGGCGGGATGGCTGGAATGGCCGCGCAGATGGCGGGCATGCCCGGCATGCCTAAGGGTGCGATGAAGGGCCTTGGCGGCGGAATGGGCGGCATGCCCAACCCTGCCGACATGGACCCGGCTCAGCTCGAAGAACTCAAGAAACAGATGGGCTCCAGCCTGCCGGGTCTCGGCAAACTCCCTGGACTGGGCGGAGGTGGCCTCCCCGGTCTCGGTGGTGGCGGCCTTCCCGGTTTGGGTGGCAGTCCGAAATTCAAGAAATAA
- a CDS encoding TetR/AcrR family transcriptional regulator, whose amino-acid sequence MMMEEKRQTGVRGRKAPDGTRERVIALTRDLMAADGLSSVKARPIAASAGVSVGTLYNMFGHLDDLVRLANGQTYDDLFAHQQGALDRARKAMQTPRRQLYTLAHAYLEWVGDHHTLWSATLAFNQDRMDSAPSWYRQKERALLAIIEQALEDFPIRFDGDRRLHTARALWASIHGIVSMAMGTRTLLLPVEDIEVQIEIVVDAVARTLKSQPSA is encoded by the coding sequence ATGATGATGGAAGAAAAGAGACAGACAGGAGTGCGAGGTCGCAAGGCACCGGACGGCACGCGAGAGCGGGTTATCGCGCTGACCCGTGACTTGATGGCTGCGGACGGTCTGTCATCGGTCAAGGCGCGCCCCATTGCGGCATCAGCCGGAGTTTCGGTCGGCACACTCTACAATATGTTCGGTCATCTGGACGACCTTGTCCGGCTGGCCAATGGCCAGACCTATGATGATCTATTTGCGCATCAGCAGGGCGCGCTGGACCGCGCCCGCAAGGCGATGCAAACGCCCAGACGGCAGCTCTATACGCTAGCTCATGCCTATCTGGAATGGGTCGGCGATCATCACACGCTCTGGTCCGCGACGCTCGCATTCAATCAAGACCGTATGGATAGCGCGCCGAGCTGGTATCGGCAGAAGGAACGCGCCCTGCTGGCCATCATCGAACAGGCGCTGGAAGATTTTCCGATCCGTTTTGACGGAGATAGGCGTCTTCATACGGCGCGCGCACTCTGGGCGTCGATCCACGGCATCGTGTCGATGGCGATGGGCACGCGCACTCTGCTCTTGCCTGTCGAAGACATCGAGGTTCAGATCGAAATCGTGGTCGATGCGGTCGCCCGGACCTTGAAAAGTCAGCCGTCCGCATGA
- a CDS encoding CaiB/BaiF CoA transferase family protein, with product MASPPSAPLSGYRIVELAGIGPCPYAGMLLADMGAEVILVNRPGFAVPTVHDRGKTSIAIDLRQPDGVAVLLDLVERSDALIEGLRPGVVERLGIGPDACHARNAKLVYGRMTGWGQTGPWAKTAGHDLNYIAITGALAAMGREGEPPPPPLNIIGDYGGGTLFLVMGVLAALLQAERTGRGDVIDAAMIDGTNSLMGLFHTLAGLGQWTPERDTNLLDGGMPFYRCYATSDGKFMAVGCIEPQFFAEFLRLLEIDPGDFGDQMDKREHAKQHARLEALFKTHTRDHWAARFDGSDACVTPVLDYTEAPDHPQNRARGGLERHGHYVHPRPAPVFGGHYDVPDPVLPVINGGRDAVTRLLGYNADRVSTLIQTKILSE from the coding sequence ATGGCAAGCCCTCCGTCAGCGCCCCTATCGGGCTACCGCATCGTCGAACTGGCTGGTATCGGCCCCTGCCCCTATGCGGGCATGTTGCTGGCCGATATGGGCGCGGAGGTCATACTCGTGAACCGGCCCGGCTTTGCCGTTCCGACCGTACATGACCGGGGCAAGACATCGATCGCGATCGATCTGCGTCAGCCGGACGGGGTGGCAGTCCTGCTCGATCTTGTCGAACGCAGCGACGCGCTGATCGAAGGCTTGCGTCCCGGCGTTGTCGAGCGGCTTGGCATCGGCCCGGATGCCTGCCACGCGCGCAATGCGAAGCTGGTCTATGGCCGCATGACCGGCTGGGGCCAGACTGGACCCTGGGCGAAGACGGCAGGGCACGACCTCAATTATATCGCCATTACCGGGGCTCTCGCCGCCATGGGGCGCGAAGGCGAACCGCCGCCGCCGCCCTTGAACATTATCGGCGATTATGGTGGCGGCACCCTGTTTCTGGTGATGGGCGTGCTCGCCGCATTGCTGCAGGCTGAGCGCACGGGGCGCGGCGATGTCATTGACGCGGCCATGATCGACGGGACGAACAGTCTGATGGGCCTGTTCCACACGCTGGCCGGGCTCGGACAATGGACGCCGGAGCGTGACACCAACCTGCTGGATGGCGGCATGCCTTTTTATCGCTGCTACGCGACATCGGACGGTAAGTTCATGGCCGTCGGCTGTATCGAGCCGCAATTCTTCGCCGAATTTCTGCGCTTGCTGGAGATCGATCCAGGCGATTTCGGCGACCAGATGGACAAGCGCGAACATGCAAAACAGCATGCAAGGCTCGAAGCCCTATTCAAGACGCACACGCGCGATCACTGGGCCGCACGCTTTGATGGGTCGGACGCCTGCGTCACGCCCGTGCTGGACTATACGGAAGCCCCCGATCACCCGCAGAACCGCGCGCGCGGCGGACTTGAACGGCACGGCCACTATGTGCACCCGCGCCCAGCCCCGGTCTTTGGCGGACATTATGATGTGCCGGACCCGGTCTTGCCTGTCATCAATGGCGGCCGCGATGCGGTCACCCGCCTGCTCGGTTACAATGCAGACCGCGTCTCCACCCTCATTCAGACCAAGATCCTGTCGGAGTAG
- a CDS encoding 5-formyltetrahydrofolate cyclo-ligase: MSIATRKDQARDRARALRAGLSANANDFVRYWPGMEPSAIIAGYWPINSEVDIRPLLQRLSESHTIVLPVTPRDRLRLSFRRWTPDAAMEAGPFGTQHPVGELSDGADPLVPDVVLVPLLAFTRQGDRLGYGGGYYDATLAGLKTEKPSLRTVGVAYAGQMVKVLPTEKTDMQLDHILTENGLITTHV, from the coding sequence ATGAGCATCGCGACACGTAAAGATCAGGCTAGAGACCGGGCACGGGCGCTACGCGCTGGGCTTTCGGCGAATGCGAATGACTTTGTCCGCTACTGGCCAGGCATGGAGCCCTCCGCCATCATTGCCGGCTATTGGCCGATCAATAGCGAAGTCGATATTCGCCCGCTTCTGCAACGCCTGTCGGAGTCCCACACTATCGTCTTGCCGGTCACGCCGCGCGACCGGCTCCGGCTCAGCTTTCGCCGCTGGACCCCAGATGCAGCTATGGAAGCCGGGCCGTTCGGGACGCAACACCCGGTGGGCGAACTCAGCGACGGGGCCGATCCGCTCGTCCCGGACGTCGTTCTGGTGCCGCTTCTGGCCTTTACCCGGCAGGGCGACAGGCTCGGTTATGGTGGTGGTTATTACGACGCGACACTGGCGGGGCTGAAAACGGAAAAGCCAAGCTTGCGAACCGTCGGCGTGGCTTATGCGGGGCAGATGGTCAAAGTCTTGCCGACGGAAAAGACCGATATGCAGCTGGATCACATTCTGACGGAAAACGGCCTGATCACGACTCATGTCTAG
- a CDS encoding sterol desaturase family protein produces the protein MTDRSPQRHRQRHPQLATIGDGRYSAVICLLMGGLGLLSVLAFLFPSYLTTPDLRAIYDPNLLRTLLGLGLFIGAAFGCFALYRQAGRRIAWSGMGLIALALLLGGPSVKTGPILDGAPYLGLDWFIIGLLTSGGLFIALERLAPFRAEQSVFRAGWLHDIKHFALNHCLIGFYLLIANLIVHDYLGWMIVPMVGAFIADLPFIVQFFGLLLAVDMLVYGVHRLYHTTDFFWKIHSVHHSTDVMDWLAGSRFNFLEPIITRTAGLLVITTLGFEPGPISAYIVFASFHATWLHANLGWDLRWMERIGLCTPKFHHWHHAKAEAAINMNYGTYVVWFDRLFGSYYNPDTFPDGYGVLHDPPPKSLWAQQLHPFVDNAKSVLQEIKSDP, from the coding sequence ATGACCGACCGGTCGCCCCAAAGGCATCGTCAGAGGCACCCTCAGCTCGCGACGATCGGGGATGGCCGCTATAGTGCGGTGATTTGCCTGCTAATGGGCGGGCTTGGCTTGCTGAGCGTTCTCGCCTTCCTGTTTCCCAGCTATCTGACGACGCCCGACCTGCGCGCGATCTATGATCCCAATCTGCTCCGAACGCTGCTGGGTCTTGGCCTGTTCATCGGGGCCGCCTTCGGCTGCTTTGCCCTCTATCGTCAGGCCGGTCGCCGGATTGCCTGGAGCGGCATGGGTCTGATTGCGCTGGCCCTGCTGCTGGGCGGTCCAAGTGTGAAGACCGGGCCAATACTGGACGGTGCGCCCTATCTGGGTCTGGACTGGTTTATCATCGGCCTTCTGACGAGCGGCGGTCTGTTTATCGCGCTGGAGCGGCTGGCCCCTTTCCGGGCGGAGCAATCCGTGTTTCGCGCAGGCTGGCTGCATGACATCAAGCATTTCGCGCTCAATCACTGTCTGATCGGGTTCTACCTGCTGATCGCCAATCTGATCGTTCATGACTATCTTGGCTGGATGATCGTTCCGATGGTCGGGGCTTTCATTGCCGACCTGCCCTTCATTGTGCAATTTTTCGGTCTGCTGCTGGCCGTCGATATGCTCGTCTACGGCGTTCATCGGCTCTATCACACGACCGACTTTTTCTGGAAAATTCACAGCGTCCATCATAGCACCGATGTGATGGACTGGCTGGCCGGATCGCGCTTCAACTTCCTGGAACCCATCATCACCCGCACCGCTGGATTGCTGGTCATCACTACGCTCGGTTTCGAACCCGGTCCGATCAGCGCCTATATCGTCTTCGCTTCGTTTCACGCGACATGGCTGCATGCCAATCTGGGTTGGGACTTGCGCTGGATGGAGCGGATCGGCCTGTGCACACCCAAATTCCATCACTGGCATCACGCCAAGGCCGAGGCCGCGATCAATATGAATTACGGCACCTATGTCGTCTGGTTCGACAGGCTGTTCGGCTCCTACTACAATCCGGACACGTTTCCAGATGGGTACGGCGTGCTGCATGACCCGCCGCCCAAAAGTCTGTGGGCGCAGCAACTCCATCCCTTTGTCGATAATGCCAAATCAGTGCTGCAGGAAATCAAATCCGACCCATAG
- a CDS encoding PspA/IM30 family protein has translation MYRTLRSIFQGKALQAEQSLETRNAALIIRQKIAEAEAGHASAKRGLAALVVKIRSEENTLILLGDQIAELTERTRQALAKENEALAREAAVMVAQLEDERSLRENTLDSSRRKAERIRLAVERNHRQLISLRQGLITAQSIERERAAIAGSHLHRAAPGQQSVSGSIREGEAVLSRLLKSEDPVALDDVLTDIEDDLSGQSVLNRLADAGCGPSLKTRPEDVLQRLRVAAAPVES, from the coding sequence ATGTATAGAACACTCAGATCCATCTTTCAGGGCAAGGCGCTTCAGGCAGAGCAATCACTGGAAACTCGCAATGCGGCGCTGATCATCCGCCAGAAGATCGCCGAAGCGGAAGCCGGGCATGCCAGTGCGAAACGAGGGCTGGCAGCCCTCGTCGTGAAAATCCGGTCCGAAGAGAATACCCTGATCCTGCTGGGCGATCAGATTGCGGAGCTGACCGAACGCACGCGTCAGGCCTTGGCAAAGGAGAATGAAGCGCTCGCGCGCGAAGCGGCCGTCATGGTCGCCCAGCTGGAAGATGAGCGCAGCTTGCGCGAAAACACGCTGGATAGTTCGCGCCGCAAGGCGGAGCGCATCCGTCTGGCTGTCGAGCGCAACCATCGGCAGCTGATTTCCCTGCGGCAAGGGCTGATCACGGCGCAGAGCATCGAGCGCGAACGCGCGGCCATCGCCGGCAGCCATCTGCACCGCGCGGCACCGGGGCAGCAATCCGTTTCAGGATCCATCCGGGAAGGCGAAGCCGTGCTGTCACGCCTGCTGAAATCCGAAGACCCGGTCGCGCTGGATGACGTCCTGACCGACATCGAGGACGATCTGTCCGGTCAGTCCGTCCTCAACCGTCTGGCCGATGCCGGATGCGGCCCGTCATTGAAGACACGTCCCGAGGACGTGCTGCAACGCTTGCGCGTCGCAGCCGCACCCGTCGAAAGCTGA
- a CDS encoding enoyl-CoA hydratase/isomerase family protein yields the protein MSDQSASDLVSYEMDGHVAIITLNRPEVMNAMNKAVRKALRAAQTRAEHDDQVRVVVLTGSGRAFSSGTDLKESASFASEHGQFDNSIRDYKPLVDGIAKSDKIYIAAINGFAGGVALGLALGSDLAVMADDATIFSPFIGIGLVPDGGASWFYLHHLGYKRAFAAMAEGTRLDARTCLEAGMVNKVVPAGDLRMDAIAWAQSLAEKAPLALRSLKRIMREATHSTQEQTARLESEHQMIMANTDDSREGIMAFVQKRKPDFKGR from the coding sequence ATGTCAGATCAAAGCGCTTCGGACCTCGTCTCCTATGAAATGGACGGCCATGTCGCCATCATCACGCTGAACCGTCCCGAGGTGATGAACGCGATGAACAAGGCCGTCCGCAAAGCCCTTCGCGCAGCCCAGACCAGGGCAGAACATGATGATCAGGTCCGTGTCGTCGTTCTGACCGGATCGGGCCGCGCCTTTTCGTCCGGGACCGACTTGAAGGAAAGCGCCAGTTTTGCATCCGAACATGGCCAATTCGACAATTCGATCCGGGACTATAAACCGCTGGTCGACGGCATCGCCAAGTCAGACAAGATCTATATCGCCGCCATTAATGGCTTCGCCGGCGGCGTCGCGCTTGGACTCGCACTGGGGTCCGATCTGGCCGTGATGGCGGATGATGCCACCATCTTCTCGCCTTTTATCGGCATCGGCTTGGTCCCGGATGGTGGTGCCAGCTGGTTCTATCTGCATCATCTCGGTTATAAGCGGGCCTTCGCGGCCATGGCCGAAGGCACGCGGCTGGACGCCCGAACCTGTCTGGAGGCCGGCATGGTCAACAAGGTCGTGCCAGCCGGCGACCTGCGCATGGACGCGATCGCATGGGCGCAGTCTCTGGCCGAAAAAGCGCCCCTCGCGCTGCGATCTCTGAAAAGAATCATGCGCGAAGCCACGCATTCCACACAGGAACAGACGGCCAGGCTCGAATCTGAGCATCAGATGATCATGGCCAATACGGACGATTCCCGCGAAGGCATCATGGCCTTCGTTCAGAAACGCAAACCCGATTTCAAAGGACGGTAA
- the rpsP gene encoding 30S ribosomal protein S16, with protein MALKLRLARHGAKKRPFYRIVVADSRSPRDGRFIEIVGRYNPMLAKDDENRVQLEVDKIKEWLGKGARPTDRVARFLGAAGLWEWKAGNNPEKGKPGEKALERLEEKKEKAEARAEAEKEAKAAAEEAKKAADEAAKAAAEEAKNAPAEDTPAEDAKNEEE; from the coding sequence ATGGCTCTGAAACTTCGTCTCGCCCGTCACGGCGCGAAAAAACGTCCCTTTTATCGTATCGTCGTCGCCGACTCGCGTTCTCCGCGCGATGGTCGCTTCATCGAAATCGTCGGACGCTACAATCCGATGCTGGCCAAGGACGACGAAAATCGCGTCCAGCTGGAAGTCGACAAGATCAAGGAATGGCTTGGTAAGGGTGCACGCCCAACTGACCGCGTCGCGCGCTTCCTCGGTGCTGCCGGCCTGTGGGAATGGAAAGCTGGCAACAACCCTGAAAAAGGCAAGCCCGGCGAGAAAGCGCTAGAGCGCCTGGAAGAGAAAAAGGAAAAGGCTGAAGCCCGCGCCGAAGCCGAGAAGGAAGCCAAGGCGGCTGCTGAAGAAGCTAAAAAGGCCGCCGACGAAGCCGCCAAGGCCGCTGCCGAAGAAGCCAAGAACGCGCCTGCTGAAGACACGCCTGCGGAAGACGCGAAAAACGAAGAAGAGTAG
- the rplT gene encoding 50S ribosomal protein L20: MSRVKRGVTKSARHKKVLAQAKGYRGRRKNTFRIANQAVEKAGQYAYIGRKLKKRQFRALWIQRINAAARAEGLTYGRFMEGLKNAGIDLDRKVLADMAGNEPEAFKALVETAKAHHTQPHTVAS; encoded by the coding sequence ATGTCACGAGTCAAACGCGGCGTCACCAAGTCCGCTCGCCATAAGAAAGTTCTCGCTCAGGCCAAAGGCTATCGCGGTCGTCGCAAGAACACATTCCGCATTGCCAACCAGGCCGTCGAGAAAGCCGGTCAGTACGCCTATATCGGCCGTAAGCTGAAGAAGCGTCAGTTCCGCGCCCTGTGGATCCAGCGCATCAACGCAGCTGCCCGCGCCGAAGGTCTGACCTATGGTCGCTTCATGGAAGGCCTGAAGAATGCCGGGATCGATCTGGACCGCAAAGTTCTGGCCGATATGGCGGGTAACGAACCCGAAGCCTTCAAGGCGCTAGTCGAAACAGCCAAAGCCCACCACACGCAGCCGCACACGGTTGCCAGCTAG